The Calliphora vicina chromosome 3, idCalVici1.1, whole genome shotgun sequence genome contains a region encoding:
- the LOC135954252 gene encoding putative uncharacterized protein DDB_G0271982, which translates to MLMSLMTSAATFEEYSSIDNSGGDYFNGFKPFGTRLIKRRSTNQEKRDISLSYAATNINNKEGTQVKTITVIKNLNDKNEKLKIDPKLHKNENWAEAFKDNFDSYGIIPDVPDVDDLFEYVNKKHNNDKEKEKVKKNEAKFEDKKGFGDRKGREEITTTRPNQKLRPKEIEKPVTEISAEISEEITEKMREVEKIKGDAELLPNFNSSRLKVRESLISLNYSTPEHSVHQYFDNYVQLSPGIKTLDGYDYPKPCVHSQPIGSVAVATPSGKTYNIPGNNNSYINPYLAPAITRRPQIVQQQPTQASPSNVPVFPVNSLVPPLQQQQNNNNPTLNNFLPQQNSAAGGAQLPNNSLQPPLFQNNFQTNQQQQPPQQNQQQQPQQGQTTFISTSQRPYVSPNIRSGLSGVSRGPGSNSNGNVYQNAQPGYRINTFNNGFRKPNLFRSRGLKY; encoded by the coding sequence ATGCTCATGTCGTTAATGACATCGGCAGCTACTTTTGAAGAATATAGCAGCATTGATAATAGTGGTGGTGACTACTTTAATGGCTTTAAACCGTTTGGCACCAGATTAATTAAAAGGCGCTCGACCAACCAAGAAAAGAGAGACATTAGTTTGTCGTACGCTGCAactaacattaataataaagaaGGAACCCAAGTGAAAACAATAAcagtcataaaaaatttaaatgataaaaatgaaaaacttaaaattgatcCAAAGCTACACAAAAATGAGAATTGGGCGGAAGCTTTTAAGGATAACTTTGATTCGTATGGTATTATACCGGATGTGCCTGATGTAGATGATCTCTTtgagtatgtaaataaaaaacataataatgatAAGGAGAAGGAGAAAGTGAAGAAAAATGAAGCAAAATTTGAAGATAAAAAAGGTTTTGGAGATAGGAAAGGCAGGGAGGAGATTACAACAACAAGACCAAATCAAAAATTACGTCCTAAAGAAATAGAAAAACCTGTCACGGAAATTTCGGCCGAAATATCGGAAGAGATAACGGAGAAAATGAGAGAGGTAGAAAAAATTAAAGGTGATGCTGAGTTATTGCCTAATTTCAATAGTAGTCGCTTAAAAGTTCGTGAATCGTTAATAAGTTTAAATTATTCTACGCCAGAACATTCGGTTCATCAATATTTCGATAATTATGTACAGTTAAGTCCTGGTATCAAAACTTTAGATGGCTATGATTATCCAAAGCCGTGTGTTCATTCCCAGCCGATAGGAAGTGTAGCAGTAGCAACACCATCTGGTAAAACCTATAACATACCCGGTAATAATAACTCATATATTAATCCGTATTTGGCTCCAGCAATAACGAGACGGCCTCAGATTGTACAACAACAACCTACACAAGCATCTCCATCAAACGTTCCCGTTTTCCCCGTTAATTCATTAGTACCACCAttgcaacaacagcaaaataaTAACAATCCAACACTCAATAATTTTCTACCACAACAAAATTCGGCGGCTGGCGGTGCCCAACTACCAAATAATTCTTTGCAACCGCCATTATTTCAGAATAATTTTCAAACCAATCAACAACAGCAGCCACCacaacaaaatcaacaacagcAGCCACAACAAGGTCAAACTACATTTATATCTACTAGCCAACGTCCTTACGTTTCTCCAAATATACGTTCGGGTCTAAGTGGTGTCAGTAGAGGTCCAGGTTCTAATTCGAATGGAAATGTTTATCAAAACGCTCAACCTGGTTATCGTATTAATACATTCAATAATGGCTTTCGAAAGCCAAATCTTTTTCGTTCACGTGGTCTaaagtattaa